One region of Paralichthys olivaceus isolate ysfri-2021 chromosome 12, ASM2471397v2, whole genome shotgun sequence genomic DNA includes:
- the wdr32 gene encoding DDB1- and CUL4-associated factor 10, giving the protein MSSEHQGASEDADESQDRPDGDKDVDPGVDDSGEEDDIAREVAPPPPESSAERPERAVRAGAASPAPGAQEPLCPPSAAPQTGSVGGDSVFNWLRSRTIRRGVFVDPARDNFRTMTSLYCSMNPAVESVNLSTQTHGAVFNLEYSPDGSVLTVACEQTEILLFDPISSRHIRTLTDAHEDCVNNIRFLDNRLFATCSDDTTIALWDLRKLNTKVCSLHGHASWVKNIEYDTNTRLLVTSGFDGNVITWDTNRFTEDGCPHKKFFHTRYLMRMRLTPDCSKMLISTSSGYLLILHDLDLTQSLEVGSYRMLRARRTPLTSDGGTSASRSAGTPRQGNDSSKIHPHREGLSPRNSLEVLTPEIPGERDRGNCITSLQLHPKGWATLIRCSSNMDDQEWTCVYEFQEGAPTRPLVSPRCSLRLTHYIEEANVGRGYIKELCFSPDGRLICSPYGYGVRLLAFDERCGELVDCLPVQTSCLREIRSIYSHSDVVLTTKFSPTHCQLASGCLSGRVALYQPKF; this is encoded by the exons ATGAGCTCGGAGCACCAGGGCGCCAGCGAGGACGCCGACGAGTCGCAGGACAGGCCCGACGGCGACAAAGACGTGGACCCCGGCGTCGACGACTCGGGGGAGGAGGATGACATCGCCCGGGAGGTCGCACCGCCTCCGCCCGAGAGCAGCGCGGAGCGGCCGGAGCGAGCGGTGCGCGCCGGGGCAGCGTCTCCGGCGCCCGGCGCGCAGGAGCCCCTCTGCCCGCCGAGCGCCGCGCCGCAGACGGGGAGCGTCGGGGGGGACAGTGTGTTCAACTGGCTGCGGAGCAGGACTATCAGACGAGGGGTGTTTGTAGACCCAGCCAGAGACAACTTCAGGACAATGACCAGTCTGTACTGCTCCATGAACCCGGCGGTGGAGTCCGTGAACCTGAGCACCCAGACCCACGGAGCCGTGTTCAACCTGGAGTACTCCCCGGACGG GTCTGTGCTGACTGTGGCCTGCGAGCAGACTGAGATCCTGCTGTTTGATCCCATCTCATCCAGACACATCAGAACCCTGACGGACGCCCACGAGGACTGTGTCAACAACATaag GTTTTTGGACAATCGTTTGTTCGCCACCTGCTCTGACGACACCACAATTGCATTGTGGGATCTCCGTAAGCTGAATACAAAGGTCTGCTCTCTGCACGGCCACGCCAGCTGGGTGAAAAACATCGAGTACGACACCAACACACGTCTCCTCGTCACGTCAGGCTTCGACGGCAACGTCATCACATGGGACACTAACAG GTTTACAGAGGACGGCTGCCCGCACAAAAAGTTCTTCCACACTCGTTATCTAATGAGGATGCGTCTGACGCCCGACTGTTCCAAGATGCTCATCTCCACGTCCTCGGGGTACCTGCTCATCCTCCACGACCTGGACCTCACTCAGTCCCTGGAGGTGGGCAGCTACCGGATGCTGCGAGCTCGACGGACCCCCCTCACCTCCG ATGGAGGCACATCAGCATCCAGGTCAGCTGGAACTCCTCGCCAGGGAAATGACTCCAGCAAGATCCACCCTCACAGAGAAG gactGTCTCCCCGGAACAGTCTGGAGGTTTTGACTCCAGAGATCCcaggagagagggacagagggaacTGCATCACCTCCCTGCAGCTCCATCCCAAAGGCTGGGCCACACTCATCCGCTGCTCCAGCAACATGGACGACCAGGAG tGGACGTGTGTGTATGAGTTCCAGGAGGGAGCGCCCACCCGCCCGCTGGTCTCCCCCCGCTGCTCGCTCCGTCTCACCCACTACATCGAGGAGGCCAACGTGGGGCGGGGCTACATCAAGGAGTTGTGTTTCAGCCCAGACGGACGGCTCATCTGCTCGCCGTACGGCTACGGCGTCCGCCTGCTTGCCTTCGACGAGCGCTGCGGCGAGCTTGTGGACTGCCTGCCCGTCCAGACCAGCTGCCTCAGAGAGATCCGCTCCATCTACTCGCACAGCGACGTGGTGCTCACCACCAAGTTCTCCCCGACACACTGCCAGCTGGCCTCGGGCTGCCTCAGTGGGCGTGTGGCGCTTTACCAGCCCAAGTTTTAG